GATAGCCAGTGTATGAGGAATAAATTTGGCTTATAAAATCAACTTAAAAAACTCTGTTGAGAGGGATTTAAAGAAAATTGAAAAATCTCATCTCAAAGCTATATTGGAAAAGATTGAAACAGAGTTTGCTGAAAAAGCGTATCAGTTTCCGGCTCTGACAGGCAAGTTCTCAGGATTACGAAAGCATAGAATTGGTGATTACCGCGTTATCTATACTATCATTGATGATGGCGTCCTCATTCTCCGCATTGCCCGTCGTAAAGAAGCCTACAGGTAACTATTTCCATTTAAGCGTCATTTACTAACAGCTGCCCAATGTGTCATTGGTTGATTGTTATCCATCATCCTATTCCACATATCATATAACGACACGGCTGTGCGGCAGCCGCGGAAAAAAAACAAGGATACTTTAAGATACAAACAAATCCTCGGCCATCCGCACGTACTCATTATTTTATTTCTCCTAATAGCTGCAAAAATTCTCGTGGAGTCAATGTTTTCACGCCAAAATTTTCAGAACCTTCAAAATCAATTTTATGCTTAATTCGTTCGATTGAAAGTGTGCGAATCTGACTAATTTTAACCCACGATTTTTTCGGCAAATTTGTGGACGACAATTCAAATGTAAGCGGAAATCCTGCGCGTTGCGGTTGGCTGGTAATCGCCAGGGCGATGATGGTTCCGGAACGTTCGTTAAAAACATCTTGACTGATTACAAGGACTGGTCTGAAACCGGTTTGTTTAGATCCAATAACAGGATCTA
Above is a genomic segment from bacterium containing:
- a CDS encoding type II toxin-antitoxin system RelE/ParE family toxin, with the protein product MAYKINLKNSVERDLKKIEKSHLKAILEKIETEFAEKAYQFPALTGKFSGLRKHRIGDYRVIYTIIDDGVLILRIARRKEAYR
- a CDS encoding type II toxin-antitoxin system PemK/MazF family toxin, producing the protein MARILGGDIVWADLDPVIGSKQTGFRPVLVISQDVFNERSGTIIALAITSQPQRAGFPLTFELSSTNLPKKSWVKISQIRTLSIERIKHKIDFEGSENFGVKTLTPREFLQLLGEIK